The stretch of DNA CGGTCAGGTCGCAGAAGCGGGAGCGGCCGGTTCGACGTGGTTCGAGAAACACGTGATATACGGCGGGATCAACATCATCGGTTATGGCAATCATCTCGCCGCCAGACAATGGCGACATCTGCAAAGCGGAATGGTCCAGCACTACGCGGCAATGATTGTGGCGGGGTTGTTTTTGCTCGCTCTGGTAATCCAACTGGTGCTGCAACTTTAGAGTCACAACGATGTTGGAAGAACTGGCCTCGGCCTTCCCAATTCTGTCGTGCATTCTCTTTTTGCCGGTCGCAGGAGCCGCCGTTCTGTGGCTCTTCGACGACGAAGATATGATCCGTACCTCAGCGCTGACAATTGCGCTGGTTGAACTAGCCCTGTCACTGTTCGTCCTCCTCCGATTTGTTCCCGACTCGGCCGCGATGCAGTTTGCCGAGCATGTACGATGGATTCCCGCCCTCGGGATCAGCTACCACCTGGCAGTCGATGGCATCAGTGTCCTATTCGTCGGGCTGACAGCTTTCCTCACGGTTCTCATCGTCATCTATTCGTGGGATACCATCCGCCATCAGGTCAAACTTTACATGATGGCGCTGCTCGCGCTTGAAACCACGACGATGGGTGTCTTCGTCTCTCTCGATCTCATCCTCTTTTTCGTGTTTTGGGAGTTGATGCTCATCCCGAGCTACTTCCTCATCAAGCTCTGGGGTGGCGGGGCGGAGCGACACTATGCGGCGCTGAAATACGTGCTCTATACCTTGCTTGGCAGCGTCTTCATGTTGGTGGGCATTGCCCTCCTAGACCTCAACTACCACCAATGGGCGACGTTGCATCACATGGAGCCATCCTACTCGTTCGATCTGCTTGAGCTCCTAACCGTACCGATTCCCCTCCATCAGCAAGTTCTGATCTTCTGGTTGATGTTTTTGGGCTTCGCGTTTAAGGCTCCTGTGTTCCCGTTCCATACCTGGTTGCCGGATGCCTTGCTCGAAGGTCCGATCGGTATGGCCGTGGTCCTGGCCGGGTTGAAATTGGGTACGTTCGGATTCATCCGGTTCAGCATCCCCCTCCTCCCAGAAGCGTCGAAGAGCCAGACGGTCGTGTCGATCGTGATGGCGCTTGGTCTAGCCGCCATTCTGTACGGCGCGATCATGGCACTGATTCAACCAGATTTTCGCCGGCTGTTGGCCTATAGCAGCATCAGCCATCTTGGGTTTGTCGTAGTTGGTCTCTTCGCACTCAACTACCAGGGTCTTCAAGGTAGCCTGCTCACAATGGTCAACCTGGGGTTCAGCACAGCCGGATTGTTCTTTATCGCCGGGTTTCTCTACTCAAGACAGCAGACAACCCAGCTTGCCTCATTCGGTGGTATGGCCAAGCAGGTGCCGTTGCTGGCGACGTTTTTCTTGCTCATCGGCCTCGCATCGATCGGACTCCCAGGTACCAACGGATTCGTGGGGGAATTTTTGATCCTCCTGGGAATCTTTAAAGCCCATTGGCTCTACGGGTCGGTTGCGGTGCTGGGAGTCATCTTCGGAGCAGCATATTTCCTGTGGTACTACGAGCGGGCGATGCTTGGCCCGTTGAGTAAAACCGTCAGAGAGTCGATCGGCGATCTCCATTTTCGGGAAGTCGTGATTGCATCGTCGCTGTCCGTGATGATTTTGTGGATCGGCCTCTATCCCGCTCCGTTCTTGAAGATGATGAATGGGTCGGTGCAGGCGTTGGTCGATCGATTGGACCGCGGGGCGGTCGCCTCCGTGGACAACGTGCCCGCCGTCAGGGCGGACTGAATCGTATGAGCGAATACGTTCTTCTGTATATTTTGTTCGCACCGTTCGTGGGTGTGACCGCGCTCATCTTCATTTCGAATCGGCAATTGATGCTCGTCCGCGGAGTTGCGGCAACATCCGCCGGCATCTGCCTACTCGCGTCGCTTTACCTATTTTTTGCCTACGACACCGCCAAGGGTGGGTTCCAGTTCCTGCAGAAATACGAATGGTCGAAGCAGCTTGGCATCTCCCTTTACCTCGGCGTCGACGGCATTGGAACGCCGCTGGTCTTGGCTTCGTCGATCCTGTTGTTCGCCGGCATCTTCGTGTCCTGGCACATCAAGGATCGCACCAAAGAATTCTACATTTGGCTACTGATCCTCGCTGCTGCGACGATCGGCGTGTTCATGTCGCTGGATTTATTCTTCCTATACTTCTTCTACGAAATGTCCGTCATCCCGATGTATCTACTCCTGGGTATGTGGGGAAGCCACACAAAAAAGTACAACGAGATGACAGACCCAGAAGGTCTCAAGCAGCGGGATTCCGTCGGGTTCATCTTGAACTTTGCCTCGAACAGCAAAGAATACGCCGCGATGAAACTCGTCCTCTTCCTGTCAGCCTGGGCGGTGGTCGCGCTGATGGGCATTCTGCTCATCTATAAATACTCCGGCCTGAATACGTTCGATATTCTGGTCCTGCGCGAGCAGGCGAAGCTCATGAATATCCCCGTGCTCGGCACCACGCTCGACAAGATCATCTGGGTGCTCATCTTTTTCGGATTCGCTTCTATTGCACCGCTCTGGCCTCTGCATTCCTGGTCACCCGTTGGTCACGCAGCGGCTCCGGCTGCGACCAGCATGTTGCACGCGGGCGTGTTGATGAAGCTGGGGCACTTTTCGATCATCCGTGTGGCGTTTGAAATTCTTCCCGAAACGACCAGAGAGCTCATGCCGATCGCCGCGGTGCTCTGCATGTTCAGCATCCTCTACGGGGGATTTGTCGCCTTTTATGCGAAGGATACGAAATATGTCATCGGCTACTCGAGTTCCAGCCACATGGGCTACGTGTTCCTGGGCATGGCCGCATTGAACTATATCGGTTTGAGCGGCGCGGTGATTTATATGTTCGCCCACGCGATGGCAACCGGCATGCTCTTCGCCATGGCCGGATGGGTGTATGACCAGACGCACACGCGCGATATCCCGTCGTTGGGGGGATTGTCAAACCGCATGCCCTTCATCGCTGGTTGCTTCGTGGTGGCTTGCATGGCATCGATCGGGATGCCGGGGACCATCAATTTTATCGCCGAAATCATGATCATCGTTGGGAGTTGGCAGAAGTATCCCTTGCAGGTGATTGTCGCTGTGATCGGCATTGTGATCACCCTGGCATACTTGTTCCGGATGATGCGCGGGGTTTTCTACGGGACGATGGATCAGAAGTATAGCCATTCGCATGATGCCGTGGCGGTCGCCGATCGCCTGCCGTTGCTGGTGATGATTGCCGTCAGTATCGGATTCGGGTTATTCCCCATGCACCTCTATAATGTGGTTCGATCCGGCGTCGACCCACTCGTCGCCAGGATCACTCACGTGGTGCCGATTGCCGCTGCGGCCGACGAATACAGCCCTCAGCGTTCAGCCGGCAGCCATCAGCTTGCGGACCCGAAGAGTTCTACACGTGAGCTGACGGCTAGCCAGCTGAACGCTGAGGGCTATACAGGTAGACAATGACATTCTCTCTGACCATGTCTCCCTCCGACTTATTATTGCTCTTGCCGGAGATGCTCCTCACGTTCTGGATCTGTCTGATCCTGGTCCTCGATTTTGCCTTTCCACGATTGCCGAAGGAACAGCTGGCCTATCTCAGCGTAGGAGGGCTCACGATCACATTGGGGTGTCTCATATGGTTTGATGTGACCGGCATCACCGGGGCACTCTTTGCCAACATGTTCGTAGTCGATCGGATGGCCTTGTTCTTCAAGATGCTGATCGTGGTGGCCACAATATTAGTCATCATCGCCTCCATCCAATTCGTTCATCGCTTCACGTTCTTTCGCGGGGAATATTATTTTCTGGTTGCGATGTCGGCGCTGGGTATGATGTTCATGGCCTCGGCGAACGATCTCCTGTCCGTTTTTGTGACGCTTGAGTTCTCGACCTTCGGCTTCTATGTCCTGGTCGCCTACCTGCGGGAAGACGCCGCATCGAACGAGGCAGGACTCAAATTCTTCATCCTGGGTGTCTTTGCGGCTGGTCTTCTTGCCTACGGGATCAGCTTGGTATACGGCGAGACAGGGAAGCTCGTCTTCTCGGATATGGCGTCTGCACAGGCCACGCCAGGATTGATCATCGGTTATTTGCTCATCTTCGCGGCGCTGGGTTTCAAAATCGGAGCTGTGCCGTTCCACTCCTGGATTCCCGACACGTATCACGGATCACCGACGCCGGTGACCGCATTCCTGTCGATCGCACCGAAAGGGGCAGCGTTTGCCATTCTCCTTCGGATGTTCTATGTCGCGCTCGCCGGTTTCAAACCCACCTGGGTGCTCATGCTGGTGGCGGCCTCGATTCTGTCGATGACTTACGGCAACATCGTGGCGATCGCGCAGAAAAACATCAAACGACTACTGGCCTATTCCGGCATTGCCCAGATCGGCAATGTGCTCATCGGCCTCGCTGCCGGGACGAAGATGGGAAGTGATGCAATTTTGTTTTACCTGTTGACCTATCTGTTCGCGAACTTAGGAGCCTTCGCCATCGTCATTGCGGTCAGCCAGGCAATCGGCAGCGATGAAATTGAAGATTATAGCGGCCTGGGCCGCCGTTCGCCGTTCCTTGCCTTCGCCATGCTGATTTTTCTGTTGTCCCTGGCCGGCGTGCCTCCTCTCGCGGGATTCATCGGCAAGGTCTATATTTTTGTTGCGGCAATCAAGGAGGGACTCTATACCCTCATCACGGTCGGACTGATCAACATCGTGATCTCTTTGTACTACTACTTGATCGTCGTGAAAAAGATGTACATCGTCGAGCCCCACGACCCATCGCCGGTATCGATCTCGGGCCCCATGAAGGCCGTGGTGTACGCCGGACTCGCTGGGACGCTCGCGATCGGCATCTATCCGCAGCCGGCGATCGACTGGGTGGTGGCTGCAACGCTGATGTTCTCCAACCTTACAGGTCCAGCTGCGTTCATTCCGCCATCTTTGCCGTTCAGTGGGTAATCGCTCTTCGTCGTGACGCCGCGCCCAGCGAGCCTTCTGGTAAAATATTTCTTGCAGGGTCTAGTGGGGCAGAGTAGAGTTCTGGCACGGGGGTTTTCCCTAACGCCGCAGTGTGGGTTCTGCGTCTATCATGGCATCCGTCACCCAAGATCGTCCCACCGTTCCAGCCGCCGCAGCATCCGTACATTCGACGTCGGACGCTGAGAAGAAATCCCTGTCTCCCTCGCGCGTAAGCGGAACTTTGCGATGGTTTGCCGGCTGGTCCATTGAGCAGCGTGTGCTCGCTGGATTCGGGCTCGTGTTTGCGGGAATTGTCGTGATCAGTATCGCGTCCTACCGAAACACGTCGGTGCTGATCAAGAATAGCCGCCTCGATACGAGAAGCCACGAACTCGTGCAGCTGCTCGGTTCGATAGGGGAAGCATTGGATGATGCGGAGCGCGGGCATCGCCGCTATCTCGTGACGGGTGACGAGGCCTACCTCAAAGGACACAAAACCGTCCTGGAGCAGATGCCCGTCTTCTCTCAGTATCTTCGAAGCTTGACAGAAGGAGCCCCCGACCAACAGGAACGGGTGGCAAGCCTTGAACGATTAATTCGCCAACAGCTCGACGCCGAAGCCGCCGCTATTTCAGCGCGAGAGACAAACGGTTACGAGGGGGTCCGCCGTATCGCACTTTCGGGCGCGGCGAAACAAGAGCTTGACGCAATCCATCGCTTGATCGTCGAACTGGACGCGGCTGAGCAGAAGGCACTTCGGGGCCGTGTCGTTCAATCGACAGGCAGCACGAGAAACACCATCGTGCTCTTAGTTCTTGGGGCGCTCCTCCAACTCGTTTTGCTTGCCTCCGTATATTACTTGATCCGTCACGATATCACGGAGCGACGTCGCGTCGCGGCAGAACTTCGGCGACGCGGAGAGCTACTCCAAGCCGCCAACAAAGAACTCGAGGCCTTCAGCTATTCCGTCTCTCACGATCTTCGCGCGCCTCTCCGCCATATCGACGGGTATGCCTCCTTGCTGTCCAAGACGGCGGGGGAGTCGCTCAATGACAAATCCAGACGGTATCTCCAAACGATCTCCGACTCCGCCAAACAAATGGGTCAACTCATCGACGACCTGCTGGTGTTTTCCCGCATGGGCCGGCAAGAGATGTTGCGCACGACCGTAAGTTTGGATCAACTGGTCAAGACCGTCATTCACGATTTGCGGCTTGACTTGCAAGGACGGACAATCTCCTGGACAATTGGGCCGTTACCTGAAGTCTCTGGCGATCCAGCGATGTTGCGTCAGGTGTTTATGAATTTGCTCGCGAACGCTATCAAGTTCACCAAACATCGCGCCGAAGCAAAGATTGAGATCGGCGCCACTCGGCGGACCGCGGGAGAGACCGAGATCTTCGTCCGGGACAATGGAGCAGGGTTTGACATGCAATACGCGAATAAATTGTTTGGGGTGTTCCAACGCCTCCACCGCAATGACGAGTTCGAAGGAACTGGTATCGGGCTTGCGAATGTTCGACGAATCATTCATCGTCATGGTGGCCAGACCCGGGCCGAAGGAGCGGTCGACCGGGGAGCGACATTTTTCTTTACCCTCCCAACGAAAAGAGCTGTCTGATGACTACCTTGAAACCGATTTTGCTGGCAGAGGACAATCCTCGTGACGCTGAACTGGCCTTGGCCGCGATGGAGGAACATCACATCGCCGACAAAGTTGTCGTCTGTCATGATGGCGCAGAGGTGTTAGATTATCTGTACTGCCGCGGGTCTTATAGGACGCGACGTCATGGAAATCCGGCTGTTGTTTTTCTTGACCTTAAGATGCCGAAAGTCGACGGCATCGAGGTGCTGAGAACGATCAAGAATGACACCGACCTTCAGCATATCCCGGTTGTCATGCTGACATCGTCACGAGAAGAGCGAGACCTGGCCCAAAGCTATGCTTTGGGTGCCAATGCCTACGTTGTCAAGCCGGTTGAGTTTCACCAATTCATCAACGCCGTGAAAGAATTAGGCGTCTTTTGGGGTGTGATCAACGAACCACCTCCTGAAGGCGAAACATCCATCCAGTAGTCTCACAATCGAGGACCCGTGAAGTCCCCTCTGCGTCTTCTGCTTCTCGAAGATAATCCGGTCGACGCCGACCTGATTACGGCGACCATGACGGAGAGAGGAATCCCCTGCCAATCTCACCGCGTCGATACGCGTCAGGATTTCGTGGCCGCGCTCAAAGAGGGCCAGATCGACCTGATCCTCGCGGACTACTCGATCCCAGGCTTTGATGGATTCAGTGCCCTGACGCTCGCTCGGCAACACCGCCCCGAAGTACCGTTCATGTTCGTCTCCGCGACGATTGGCGAGGACCTGGCCATTGATGCTATGCACCAAGGAGCAACGGATTACATTCTCAAGCAGCGGTTAGGTCGATTGGTTCCCTCTGTCCAGCGGGCCTTACGAGAGGTGGAAGAACGAGCTGAACGACAACGCGCCGAGGACGCTCTGGAGCAGAGCGAGAAGCAGTTCCGCCAGGCGCAAAAAATGGAAGCGGTGGGACGACTGGCGGGTGGTATTGCTCACGACTTCAACAACCTCCTTACCGTCATCATGGGATATAGCCAGGTCCTGTCGACCGAGCTGGGCCCTGAGCACCCGCTTCGCAGTAAGATCGAAGAGACTCAGAAAGCGGGGGAGCGGGCCGCCGGATTGATTCGACAATTGCTGGCATTCAGCCGCAAGCAGTCGATGGACCCGAAAGTGTTGAGTCTCAACACCGTCGTCACTAATCTGGAAAGCATGTTGCGACGATTGATTGGAGAAGACATTCGCCTTGTCACCAAGCTTGATCCTGGAAACGGCCGCGTACGCGCGGACCAGGCGCAGCTCGAGCAAGTCCTCATGAATCTTGTCGTCAATGCACGAGACGCGATGCCGAAAGGTGGAATTCTCACCCTCGAAACTGCCCAGGTCGAGCTCACCCGCAGCCCTGTCCATTATCTCCGCCCACTGGCACCCGGTCCCTATGTGAAATTATCGGTCAGTGATACGGGATGCGGGATGGATCGCCAGACTCAGTCGCACATCTTCGAACCATTCTTTACTACGAAAGAAGAAGGGAAGGGCAGTGGACTGGGGCTCTCCACGGTGTTTGGAATCGTTACTCAGTGCGGTGGTGGTATCGACGTGGCCAGCCGTGTGGGACACGGGACGAAGTTCGACGTGTACTTCCCCAGCATCGAATCCGACGTGCCAGTCGCCGCTCTACCCCAAGGCGCGGGGCAACCCAAACGGGGGACGGAAACTATTCTTCTCGTCGAAGACGACCCGAGTGTTCGCAATCTCGTGCGAGATGAACTGCGCAAACTCGGTTATCGGGTGCTGGAGGCCAAGAACGGTGTCGAAGCGTGCTTGCTGGCAACGCAGCAGGCGGGCACGCTCGATCTGTTGCTGACCGATGTTGTTATGCCTGGTATGGGTGGTCGAGAACTGGCACAGCATCTTTCTGTCATCAAGCCGGATCTAAAAATTCTTTTCATTTCCGGATACATCGACGATGTCGGGCTCCATGCGGGACATGAAGAAGGCTCCAGTAGCTTCCTCCAGAAACCCTTTACACCTGAGGCCCTTGCGCGGGCTGTCAGAGAACTCCTCGACACGCCGTCGCATTCCGGCAAACCGAGCGCCACTCTGCCCGCACCGCGAGCCGTCTTGCGCTGAGCGCGCATCCTCCAGAAGTGCCGGCTTCAGGCACTTCTTGATTTGACGGTCCTCGCATAGCCTCTCTATACTCGACCGCAACGAACCATGAGATTTCTCTTGCGATGCCATCGACCCTGCTCAAGCTTTGCTGCTGTTTTTTTGTTGGGAACGACCTGGCTGGTCATTGGCTTGCCACACCAGGCAAGTACTCAAACATTGACGTGGGACCCTGTCGCGGAAGGACTGTCTGTGACGGTCTGGTCGCCGCAGACGCCCTGCCAAGACGTCCCGCCGCTTATCGCCTTTGACATTGATCCAGACCGCTACCGCTTTGTGGTCCATCACTATCAGCGGGAGGGACTGTCAGCCCCGCTGGACATTCGCCAATGGCAAAAACAGACGGGTCATGACCTCATCTTCAATGCCGGCCTATTCCGAGAGGACTTTTCGTATCTCGGCCTGCTATATGCCAATGGACGCTCGATCGGGGGCAAGCGCCATCCCACATGGATGGGGCTTTTCGTAGCTGAGCCCGTCGACTCGACATCGCGTCGTGCGAAAGTGCTAGACCTCGCCGTCGATCCGTTCGATGAACAGCGACCCGGTTACCAAGAAGCGGCACAATCGTTGATGCTTCTCGATCGAACAGGGAAAGTGCGCGTACGCCAGACTGGGAAGCGGGCCCAGCAAACGATTCTTGCAGAACTCGGGAATGGACATGTGCTGCTGCTGAAGAGCACGGATGCAGTATCACTCCATGCCGTTGGTCAATGTATGCGGGATACATTTCCTGCGGTCCGGCAAGCAATGGCGATGGACGGAGGGTCTTCGTCAGATGTGGTCCTGAACGCGGCAACCGCACAAACAGCGATCATATCAGGTGTTCTACAGCCCTGGCTCTTACAATCGGCCGATAACTCGACGGCTCATATTGGACTGCCGGCCGTCATCGGCATCAGTCCACGTCGCACTGTCTCGGCAAATCAGGTCACACCGGAAAAGCCTACTGGTCGATAGCTTTTTTCTCGAGTTATCGACGCGCTGTCTCGACCGGAAATCACGCCTCTTGCCAGGCATTCATGCCGCCGCTGACATTGTAGACATGCCAATACCCCAGATCAGCCAGGGTTTCCGCGGCGATGTTGCTGCGATGGCCCGACTGGCAATAAACGACGATGTGGTCATCTAACTGTGCCCCGATCTCGCGGTGACGCGTCTTGATCTCACGGAAATCAATATTGAGGTCCGTACCCGGGATATAGCCCGTCGCATGTTCTTCGGTTGAACGCACGTCGATTAGAATGAAGCCTTTCTGTGCCATCGAAGGAGCTTTGGTCAATCCGGCCCTCAGCTGCTGAACCGTTAATAGATAGGAATGGTGGGCGGAGGTTGTGCTGACCGCAACGAGTAGTATGAGCAAGGCGCTGATGAAAAATGCGGCTCTCGATTTCATGTTCATCCTCCTGTAACGTAGCGATGAAGAATATATACGCACGTATTCTAGGAAGACTATGAATCACCGGTCAAGGGTCGCGATAATCGCAGCATGTCTCGCGGTTGTCGGCTGTGCAGACGGGGCAAAGATAGTCCAAGACCGAGACGACGGCGGTGTGGTGGTCTATCCATTCAAGGGCGAGCAAGGTCATTTGCTGTCCTCCTTCAGGAAGGATGCCCTCTCGCTGATGCAGCAGAAGTGCGGAGGCGCCTATACCATTGTACGGGAAGGCGAAACAAAAAGCCGATC from Nitrospiraceae bacterium encodes:
- a CDS encoding NADH-quinone oxidoreductase subunit M, which translates into the protein MLEELASAFPILSCILFLPVAGAAVLWLFDDEDMIRTSALTIALVELALSLFVLLRFVPDSAAMQFAEHVRWIPALGISYHLAVDGISVLFVGLTAFLTVLIVIYSWDTIRHQVKLYMMALLALETTTMGVFVSLDLILFFVFWELMLIPSYFLIKLWGGGAERHYAALKYVLYTLLGSVFMLVGIALLDLNYHQWATLHHMEPSYSFDLLELLTVPIPLHQQVLIFWLMFLGFAFKAPVFPFHTWLPDALLEGPIGMAVVLAGLKLGTFGFIRFSIPLLPEASKSQTVVSIVMALGLAAILYGAIMALIQPDFRRLLAYSSISHLGFVVVGLFALNYQGLQGSLLTMVNLGFSTAGLFFIAGFLYSRQQTTQLASFGGMAKQVPLLATFFLLIGLASIGLPGTNGFVGEFLILLGIFKAHWLYGSVAVLGVIFGAAYFLWYYERAMLGPLSKTVRESIGDLHFREVVIASSLSVMILWIGLYPAPFLKMMNGSVQALVDRLDRGAVASVDNVPAVRAD
- a CDS encoding NADH-quinone oxidoreductase subunit M, with product MSEYVLLYILFAPFVGVTALIFISNRQLMLVRGVAATSAGICLLASLYLFFAYDTAKGGFQFLQKYEWSKQLGISLYLGVDGIGTPLVLASSILLFAGIFVSWHIKDRTKEFYIWLLILAAATIGVFMSLDLFFLYFFYEMSVIPMYLLLGMWGSHTKKYNEMTDPEGLKQRDSVGFILNFASNSKEYAAMKLVLFLSAWAVVALMGILLIYKYSGLNTFDILVLREQAKLMNIPVLGTTLDKIIWVLIFFGFASIAPLWPLHSWSPVGHAAAPAATSMLHAGVLMKLGHFSIIRVAFEILPETTRELMPIAAVLCMFSILYGGFVAFYAKDTKYVIGYSSSSHMGYVFLGMAALNYIGLSGAVIYMFAHAMATGMLFAMAGWVYDQTHTRDIPSLGGLSNRMPFIAGCFVVACMASIGMPGTINFIAEIMIIVGSWQKYPLQVIVAVIGIVITLAYLFRMMRGVFYGTMDQKYSHSHDAVAVADRLPLLVMIAVSIGFGLFPMHLYNVVRSGVDPLVARITHVVPIAAAADEYSPQRSAGSHQLADPKSSTRELTASQLNAEGYTGRQ
- a CDS encoding NADH-quinone oxidoreductase subunit N; this translates as MSPSDLLLLLPEMLLTFWICLILVLDFAFPRLPKEQLAYLSVGGLTITLGCLIWFDVTGITGALFANMFVVDRMALFFKMLIVVATILVIIASIQFVHRFTFFRGEYYFLVAMSALGMMFMASANDLLSVFVTLEFSTFGFYVLVAYLREDAASNEAGLKFFILGVFAAGLLAYGISLVYGETGKLVFSDMASAQATPGLIIGYLLIFAALGFKIGAVPFHSWIPDTYHGSPTPVTAFLSIAPKGAAFAILLRMFYVALAGFKPTWVLMLVAASILSMTYGNIVAIAQKNIKRLLAYSGIAQIGNVLIGLAAGTKMGSDAILFYLLTYLFANLGAFAIVIAVSQAIGSDEIEDYSGLGRRSPFLAFAMLIFLLSLAGVPPLAGFIGKVYIFVAAIKEGLYTLITVGLINIVISLYYYLIVVKKMYIVEPHDPSPVSISGPMKAVVYAGLAGTLAIGIYPQPAIDWVVAATLMFSNLTGPAAFIPPSLPFSG
- a CDS encoding ATP-binding protein — encoded protein: MASVTQDRPTVPAAAASVHSTSDAEKKSLSPSRVSGTLRWFAGWSIEQRVLAGFGLVFAGIVVISIASYRNTSVLIKNSRLDTRSHELVQLLGSIGEALDDAERGHRRYLVTGDEAYLKGHKTVLEQMPVFSQYLRSLTEGAPDQQERVASLERLIRQQLDAEAAAISARETNGYEGVRRIALSGAAKQELDAIHRLIVELDAAEQKALRGRVVQSTGSTRNTIVLLVLGALLQLVLLASVYYLIRHDITERRRVAAELRRRGELLQAANKELEAFSYSVSHDLRAPLRHIDGYASLLSKTAGESLNDKSRRYLQTISDSAKQMGQLIDDLLVFSRMGRQEMLRTTVSLDQLVKTVIHDLRLDLQGRTISWTIGPLPEVSGDPAMLRQVFMNLLANAIKFTKHRAEAKIEIGATRRTAGETEIFVRDNGAGFDMQYANKLFGVFQRLHRNDEFEGTGIGLANVRRIIHRHGGQTRAEGAVDRGATFFFTLPTKRAV
- a CDS encoding response regulator, translating into MTTLKPILLAEDNPRDAELALAAMEEHHIADKVVVCHDGAEVLDYLYCRGSYRTRRHGNPAVVFLDLKMPKVDGIEVLRTIKNDTDLQHIPVVMLTSSREERDLAQSYALGANAYVVKPVEFHQFINAVKELGVFWGVINEPPPEGETSIQ
- a CDS encoding response regulator yields the protein MKSPLRLLLLEDNPVDADLITATMTERGIPCQSHRVDTRQDFVAALKEGQIDLILADYSIPGFDGFSALTLARQHRPEVPFMFVSATIGEDLAIDAMHQGATDYILKQRLGRLVPSVQRALREVEERAERQRAEDALEQSEKQFRQAQKMEAVGRLAGGIAHDFNNLLTVIMGYSQVLSTELGPEHPLRSKIEETQKAGERAAGLIRQLLAFSRKQSMDPKVLSLNTVVTNLESMLRRLIGEDIRLVTKLDPGNGRVRADQAQLEQVLMNLVVNARDAMPKGGILTLETAQVELTRSPVHYLRPLAPGPYVKLSVSDTGCGMDRQTQSHIFEPFFTTKEEGKGSGLGLSTVFGIVTQCGGGIDVASRVGHGTKFDVYFPSIESDVPVAALPQGAGQPKRGTETILLVEDDPSVRNLVRDELRKLGYRVLEAKNGVEACLLATQQAGTLDLLLTDVVMPGMGGRELAQHLSVIKPDLKILFISGYIDDVGLHAGHEEGSSSFLQKPFTPEALARAVRELLDTPSHSGKPSATLPAPRAVLR
- a CDS encoding phosphodiester glycosidase family protein codes for the protein MRFLLRCHRPCSSFAAVFLLGTTWLVIGLPHQASTQTLTWDPVAEGLSVTVWSPQTPCQDVPPLIAFDIDPDRYRFVVHHYQREGLSAPLDIRQWQKQTGHDLIFNAGLFREDFSYLGLLYANGRSIGGKRHPTWMGLFVAEPVDSTSRRAKVLDLAVDPFDEQRPGYQEAAQSLMLLDRTGKVRVRQTGKRAQQTILAELGNGHVLLLKSTDAVSLHAVGQCMRDTFPAVRQAMAMDGGSSSDVVLNAATAQTAIISGVLQPWLLQSADNSTAHIGLPAVIGISPRRTVSANQVTPEKPTGR
- a CDS encoding rhodanese-like domain-containing protein produces the protein MKSRAAFFISALLILLVAVSTTSAHHSYLLTVQQLRAGLTKAPSMAQKGFILIDVRSTEEHATGYIPGTDLNIDFREIKTRHREIGAQLDDHIVVYCQSGHRSNIAAETLADLGYWHVYNVSGGMNAWQEA